In Archangium violaceum, the following are encoded in one genomic region:
- a CDS encoding nuclear transport factor 2 family protein, with protein sequence MSTAEDKLAILEVMTSYFFALDALADPSALLSHYTPDAVWECYNHGEKEPALRFDSREQIEQVIAMESATPNPVLLRHHQCGVLFREVTGSTAVTRTKVMVTAQRPDDPAPRVRNTATCEGHWRKGTDGWKLAKWTIFRDPAA encoded by the coding sequence ATGAGCACTGCTGAAGACAAACTCGCCATCCTCGAGGTGATGACCAGCTACTTCTTCGCCCTGGACGCGCTCGCGGATCCCTCCGCGCTGCTGAGCCACTACACGCCGGACGCGGTGTGGGAGTGCTACAACCATGGCGAGAAAGAGCCCGCGCTGCGCTTCGACTCTCGCGAGCAGATCGAGCAGGTGATCGCGATGGAGTCGGCGACGCCCAACCCGGTGCTGCTGCGCCACCACCAGTGTGGCGTGTTGTTCCGGGAGGTGACGGGCTCCACGGCGGTGACCCGCACCAAGGTGATGGTCACCGCGCAGCGCCCGGACGATCCGGCGCCCCGCGTCCGCAACACCGCCACCTGCGAGGGACACTGGCGCAAGGGGACGGATGGGTGGAAACTGGCCAAGTGGACCATCTTCCGCGATCCCGCGGCCTGA
- a CDS encoding type I polyketide synthase, with product MGASREPVAIIGMSGRFPGANTLEQFWENLRNGVESIQRIPEKIIDTRRDPRGNLPPNFVPRGSFLADTEWFDHQFFGLSLRDAKVMDPQQRLFIEYAWTAIEDAGYEPETLGERVAVYGGGGPSRHILDALDAFGHDYGTMFEVVATGVANAMAMRVSHLFNLLGESLYIYTACSTTLVAIDMACRAVLDGRADVALAGGTALWLPQMEGYEHVEGMILSKDGHCRAFDARASGTIWGNGVGALVVKPLAQALRDRDPIRAVIAGSAVNNDGRLNKLSFASPSAEGQTRCIKMAYAESGVPTQSISFVEAHGTGTVVGDPLELEGLHMAFGKGKGPKTVALGSVKTNIGHLDPVAGIASVAKTVLALENEELPASLHFEKPNPAIDFESGPFFVNSTLRPWPRMDGAPRRAGVNSFGVGGTNAHVILEEAPRPEQPVRSARPRQLVTLSARTEKALDNMTAQLAAHLRKHPELDVADVAFTRALGRRQFDARRALVVEDVPSLIQALESPPPAVKVRPRAEQQKVVFLFPGQGSQHTRMAQELYTSEPEFRRDVDDCCEALQGLLKQDVRKVLFPEQDKLAWAEEQIQQTYLTQPILFVVEYALARQWMRWGIQPAAMLGHSVGEYVAACLAGVFNPGEALTLLAARGRCIQEAPTGAMIAVTRPESEVVPLLGPGLDVAAVNGPGQCVVSGPHEAIEALEKVLTGKGIESFRLRTSHAFHSAMLEGAADKFLGAARRVKFRAPQLPFISNVTGTWITPEQATDPQYWARHLRQPVRFWAGLQTLRQSGYRNFLEVGPGHTLSRILQENPVEGGGQELALASLKHPKKVGSDYDVLLRGLGDLWAHRVSVKWAGYYGNEKRRRVRLPHYPFEKAWCALYEPGEEFKLVEKALGAQRLGNPLSDAQRPTEGQTQAAAQLAAVVQAASHAPAPVADAPAARASLAGPPLQARPSSYQRDFVAPSGDVEIRIAEVFGRALGIREVGADDDLMELGGHSLMLVAITNHLRAMFDIQINIRAVMDHPTPATLARKVESLIAEKKATEK from the coding sequence ATGGGCGCGTCTCGCGAGCCAGTCGCGATCATCGGAATGTCGGGCCGTTTCCCCGGGGCGAACACCCTGGAGCAGTTCTGGGAGAATCTCCGCAATGGGGTGGAGTCCATCCAGCGGATTCCAGAGAAGATCATCGACACCCGGAGGGATCCGCGGGGCAACCTGCCGCCCAATTTCGTCCCGAGGGGCTCGTTCCTGGCGGACACCGAGTGGTTCGATCACCAGTTCTTCGGGCTGTCGCTGCGTGACGCGAAGGTGATGGATCCGCAGCAGCGGCTCTTCATCGAGTACGCGTGGACGGCGATCGAGGACGCGGGCTACGAGCCGGAGACGCTGGGCGAGCGCGTCGCCGTATATGGTGGAGGCGGGCCCTCGCGGCACATCCTCGACGCGCTGGATGCCTTCGGTCACGACTACGGCACCATGTTCGAGGTGGTGGCCACCGGCGTCGCCAACGCGATGGCGATGCGCGTCTCGCACCTGTTCAACCTGCTGGGCGAGTCCCTCTACATCTATACCGCCTGCTCCACGACGCTGGTGGCCATCGACATGGCGTGCCGGGCGGTGCTCGATGGGCGGGCCGACGTGGCGCTCGCGGGCGGCACCGCCCTGTGGCTCCCCCAGATGGAGGGCTATGAGCACGTGGAGGGGATGATCCTCTCCAAGGACGGGCACTGCCGCGCCTTCGACGCGCGCGCCAGCGGCACCATCTGGGGCAATGGCGTCGGCGCGCTGGTCGTCAAGCCGCTCGCCCAGGCGCTGCGCGATCGGGATCCCATCCGGGCGGTGATCGCCGGCTCGGCGGTCAACAACGACGGGCGCCTGAACAAGCTCAGCTTCGCCTCGCCGAGCGCGGAGGGGCAGACGCGCTGCATCAAGATGGCCTACGCCGAGTCCGGCGTGCCGACCCAGAGCATCTCCTTCGTGGAAGCCCACGGCACCGGCACGGTGGTGGGTGATCCGCTCGAGCTCGAGGGCCTGCACATGGCGTTCGGCAAGGGCAAGGGCCCGAAGACGGTCGCCCTGGGCTCGGTGAAGACGAACATCGGCCACCTGGATCCGGTGGCGGGCATCGCCTCGGTGGCCAAGACGGTGCTCGCGCTGGAGAACGAGGAGCTCCCAGCCAGCCTGCACTTCGAGAAGCCCAACCCGGCCATTGACTTCGAGTCCGGGCCGTTCTTCGTGAATTCCACCCTGCGGCCCTGGCCGCGGATGGACGGCGCGCCCCGGCGCGCGGGCGTCAACTCCTTCGGCGTGGGCGGCACCAACGCGCACGTCATCCTCGAGGAGGCGCCGAGGCCCGAGCAGCCGGTGCGCAGCGCGCGGCCGCGGCAGCTCGTCACCCTGTCGGCCCGGACGGAGAAGGCGCTGGACAACATGACGGCGCAGCTCGCCGCGCACCTGCGCAAGCACCCGGAGCTGGACGTGGCGGACGTGGCGTTCACCCGCGCGCTGGGCCGGCGCCAGTTCGACGCGCGCCGCGCCCTCGTGGTGGAGGACGTGCCCTCGCTCATCCAGGCGCTGGAGTCGCCCCCGCCCGCGGTGAAGGTGCGCCCCAGGGCCGAGCAGCAGAAGGTGGTCTTCCTCTTCCCCGGCCAGGGCTCGCAGCACACGCGGATGGCGCAGGAGCTGTACACGAGCGAGCCCGAGTTCCGCCGCGACGTGGACGACTGCTGCGAGGCGCTCCAGGGCCTGCTCAAGCAGGACGTGCGCAAGGTGCTCTTCCCCGAGCAGGACAAGCTCGCCTGGGCCGAGGAGCAGATTCAGCAGACGTACCTCACCCAGCCCATCCTCTTCGTCGTGGAGTACGCGCTGGCGCGGCAGTGGATGCGCTGGGGCATCCAGCCCGCGGCGATGCTCGGCCACAGCGTGGGCGAGTACGTGGCCGCGTGCCTCGCGGGCGTCTTCAACCCCGGTGAGGCGTTGACGCTCCTGGCGGCGCGCGGGCGCTGCATCCAGGAGGCCCCGACGGGCGCGATGATCGCCGTCACCCGTCCGGAGTCCGAGGTGGTCCCGCTGCTCGGGCCCGGCCTCGACGTCGCCGCGGTGAACGGCCCCGGCCAGTGCGTCGTCTCCGGTCCCCACGAGGCCATCGAGGCCCTGGAGAAGGTGCTGACGGGCAAGGGGATCGAGTCCTTCCGGTTGCGCACCTCGCACGCGTTCCACTCGGCCATGCTGGAGGGCGCCGCCGACAAGTTCCTGGGCGCCGCCCGCCGCGTGAAGTTCCGTGCCCCGCAGCTGCCCTTCATCTCCAACGTCACCGGGACGTGGATCACCCCGGAGCAGGCCACGGATCCCCAGTACTGGGCCCGGCACCTGCGCCAGCCGGTGCGCTTCTGGGCCGGTCTGCAGACGCTCCGCCAGTCCGGATACCGGAACTTCCTCGAGGTGGGCCCCGGCCACACGTTGAGCAGGATCCTCCAGGAGAACCCGGTGGAGGGCGGTGGGCAGGAGCTGGCACTGGCCTCGCTCAAGCACCCGAAGAAGGTGGGCTCGGACTACGACGTGCTGCTGCGCGGCCTGGGAGACCTCTGGGCGCACCGCGTGTCGGTGAAGTGGGCCGGGTACTACGGCAACGAGAAGCGCCGCCGCGTGCGCCTGCCGCACTACCCCTTCGAAAAGGCCTGGTGCGCGCTGTACGAGCCGGGTGAGGAGTTCAAGCTGGTGGAGAAGGCGCTGGGGGCGCAGCGGCTCGGCAATCCGCTCTCCGATGCCCAGCGGCCCACCGAGGGCCAGACGCAGGCCGCCGCGCAGCTCGCCGCCGTGGTCCAGGCCGCCAGTCACGCGCCCGCGCCCGTCGCGGATGCTCCCGCCGCCCGCGCCTCGCTGGCCGGCCCGCCCCTCCAGGCCCGTCCCAGCTCCTACCAGCGTGACTTCGTGGCCCCCAGCGGCGACGTGGAGATCCGCATCGCCGAGGTGTTCGGCCGGGCGCTCGGCATCCGCGAGGTCGGTGCGGACGACGATCTCATGGAGCTCGGAGGCCACTCGCTGATGCTGGTGGCCATCACCAACCACCTGCGCGCCATGTTCGACATCCAGATCAACATTCGCGCCGTCATGGACCACCCCACGCCCGCCACGCTGGCTCGCAAGGTGGAGAGCCTCATCGCCGAGAAGAAGGCGACCGAGAAGTAG
- a CDS encoding acyl-CoA dehydrogenase family protein produces MSTLNRGPEVFDHSHLEVSPGEKELITVARRLAYENFGPRAERYDAENRFPTENFEDLQRHGLMALRVPKQYGGQGASSLTQAAVTLEVAKGDPATALCFTMHNTAMTFIDLLATPEQKERFFGRVVREGVKFSALGSEPQASIFSGNLPKTVLTRTQGGYLLRGRKAYCSFGPNADLAFVNAMLGEALVGVVVPLTAPSIRFHSDWNTLAMRGTQSVSIDFEDTFIPEQDVITTPLNLLLELEYGVGLCAAYLGVAESAYRYARELARETMKRTLEGEAGHGHPDAGRLFSTVGEMKISLEPAWLMLKRAALMEPVGSFERTWALAEAKYVVGEMAAKMAQQSIRVAGAKALSRAFPIERLFRDAQAGLVMAIKPDHAAYLAGRFELGVLPSGMTLAANPTGFALSPEDLPQSKVD; encoded by the coding sequence ATGAGCACGTTGAACCGGGGCCCCGAGGTCTTCGATCACTCCCACCTCGAGGTGTCCCCGGGGGAGAAGGAGCTCATCACGGTGGCGCGGCGCCTGGCCTACGAGAACTTCGGCCCGCGCGCGGAGCGCTACGACGCGGAGAACAGGTTTCCCACCGAGAACTTCGAGGACCTCCAGCGTCACGGGCTGATGGCGCTGCGGGTGCCGAAGCAGTACGGCGGCCAGGGCGCCAGCAGCCTGACGCAGGCCGCCGTCACCCTGGAGGTCGCCAAGGGAGATCCCGCCACCGCGCTGTGCTTCACCATGCACAACACGGCGATGACCTTCATCGACCTGCTGGCCACCCCCGAGCAGAAGGAGCGCTTCTTCGGCAGGGTGGTGCGAGAGGGCGTGAAGTTCAGCGCACTCGGCTCGGAGCCCCAGGCGAGCATCTTCTCCGGCAACCTGCCGAAGACGGTGCTCACCCGGACCCAGGGCGGCTACCTGCTCCGGGGCCGCAAGGCGTACTGCTCCTTCGGGCCCAACGCCGACCTCGCCTTCGTCAACGCGATGCTGGGCGAGGCCCTGGTGGGCGTGGTCGTCCCCCTCACGGCGCCGAGCATCCGCTTCCACTCCGACTGGAACACCCTCGCCATGCGGGGCACCCAGAGCGTCAGCATCGACTTCGAGGACACCTTCATCCCCGAGCAGGACGTCATCACCACCCCGCTCAACCTCCTGCTGGAGCTGGAGTACGGCGTGGGCCTTTGCGCCGCGTACCTGGGCGTGGCCGAGTCCGCGTACCGGTACGCCCGCGAACTCGCCCGCGAGACGATGAAGCGCACGCTGGAGGGTGAGGCGGGCCACGGACACCCGGACGCGGGCCGGCTCTTCAGCACCGTGGGAGAGATGAAGATCTCCCTCGAGCCGGCGTGGCTGATGCTGAAGCGGGCGGCGCTGATGGAGCCCGTCGGCTCCTTCGAGCGGACGTGGGCGCTCGCCGAGGCGAAGTACGTCGTGGGCGAGATGGCCGCGAAAATGGCCCAGCAGTCCATCCGCGTGGCGGGCGCCAAGGCCCTCAGCCGCGCCTTCCCCATCGAGCGCCTCTTCCGGGATGCCCAGGCCGGCCTGGTGATGGCCATCAAGCCAGACCATGCCGCGTACCTGGCGGGCCGCTTCGAGCTGGGCGTGCTGCCCAGCGGCATGACCCTGGCCGCCAACCCCACCGGCTTCGCGCTCTCCCCCGAGGATCTGCCCCAGAGCAAGGTCGACTGA
- a CDS encoding ester cyclase produces MSLEGNKAVVRRYFEEVIDGRANVLEELFTPDCVIHRLELPEPISGLEQMQMFLEMSRYSIQQTRTTLHRLVADGDTVAAHLTHRVVFAGMISTPFGARDVAGQSVEWSAMTFFRMVDGKIAEEWVNRDEMGILAQVGLVQRS; encoded by the coding sequence ATGTCACTCGAAGGCAACAAGGCCGTCGTTCGCCGCTACTTCGAAGAGGTGATCGACGGCCGCGCCAATGTCCTGGAAGAGCTCTTCACCCCCGACTGTGTCATCCACCGTCTGGAGCTGCCGGAGCCCATCAGCGGTCTCGAGCAGATGCAGATGTTCCTGGAGATGTCGCGCTACTCCATCCAGCAGACGCGCACCACGCTGCACCGGCTGGTGGCGGATGGCGACACGGTGGCCGCGCACCTGACGCACCGGGTGGTGTTCGCCGGGATGATCTCCACGCCGTTCGGCGCCAGGGACGTGGCCGGGCAGTCCGTGGAGTGGTCCGCGATGACCTTCTTCCGCATGGTGGACGGGAAGATCGCCGAGGAGTGGGTGAATCGGGACGAGATGGGCATCCTCGCCCAGGTGGGGCTGGTGCAGCGCTCGTAA